DNA from Petropleomorpha daqingensis:
AGCACGGTCGCCGTCCCGTCGGGGTGCACCTCCAGGGAGGCCGACTCGGCCGCCCCGAATCCGGTGTCGGCCCCGGTGATCTCGACGTAGACCGACATCCCGAGACCCAGCTGGCGGTCGTCGCCGCGCTCGCGCCGGCGGGCCTGCTCGGCGCGCAGCTCGTCGTAGCCGGCGGCCTGCAGCACCCGGTCGAGCGCCGCGGTGTAGTCGCCGGTGTCGTACGTGGCACCGCTCTTCGTGGTGTACGGCTCGTCGAACTTCGGGATCAGGTTCTTGCGGCGCACCTCGGCGGGGTCCATGCCGATCTCGGCGGCGAAGGCGTCGAGGGCGCGCTCGACGGCCGCGGTGGCCTCCGGGCGCCCGGCGCCGCGGTAGGCGCCGATCGAGGTGGTGTTGGTCGCGAGCGCCCGCGCGTAGGAGTGCACCTTGGGGAACGCGTAGACCGCCGAGGTCATCAGCATCGTCAGCGTGGGCAGGACGAGCCCGACCCGCGGGTAGGCGCCGGCGTCCTGGTCGATCTGCAGGCTGTAGGCCTCCACGGTGCCGTCGCGGCGGCCGCCGATGGTCACCACCTGGTCCTGCGCGCGGCCCTGCAGCATCCCGACCAGGTTCTCCGAGCGGCTCTCCGACCAGCGCACCGGACGGCCCGCCTGCTTGGCCAGCCAGGCGACGAACGCGTACTCGGGGTCGGCGCCGATCTTCGCCCCGAACCCGCCGCCCACGTCGGGGGTGATCAGCCGCACCTGCGCCGGGTCGAGCCCCAGCCAGCCGGCGATCTCGCCCTTGGCCTGCTGCGCGCCCTGGTTGGTGCACCAGATCGTCACGCGCCCGTCCTCGCCCCAGGCGGCGGCGGTCGCGCGGGTCTCCAGCGGCACGGCCGCGACCCGCTGGTTGACGATCGGCTGGGTCACGACGACCTCGCAGCCGTCGAAGAAGTTCGCCGGCGCCGGTTCCCCGAAGGTGGCCATGACGTTCGTGCCGGCCTCGGGGAACAGCAGCACCTTGTCGGTCGCCGCGTCCGCGGTGGTGACGACGGCCGGCAGCGGGTCGATGTCGACGGCGACCAGCTCGGCGGCGTCCTCGCCCTGGTAGCGCTCCTCGGTGAGGACGACGGCGACGAGATCGCCGACGAAGCGCACCGTGTCGCGGGCGAGCCACGGCCGCTGCATGGCCGGCGGCACCATCGGCAGCCCGGCCGGGAGCGGATCGAGGTCGATGTCCTCGGCGGTGTAGACGGCGACGACGCCGGGCGCCTCGCGGGCGGCCGAGGCGTCGACGGACAGCAGGCGGCCGTGGGCCACCTGGGATCGGACGAAGGTGGCGTGCAGCGCGCCGGCGAGCCGGTCGTCGACCAGGTCGTCGGTGTACGTCGCGCCGCGCGTGAGGAACAACGGGTCCTCCGTGCGGACCACGCGCGTGCCCATGATGCTCATGCGGCCCCCTCAGCTGGGATGGAGTCCCCCGCAGCTTGTCAGAGGGTGTGAGCGCGCTCACGCGGGGGTTCCCCGGCGGGTCTCCGGGGCTTCGCGGCGTGTGGTGGAGTGGTGCGCGATGAACGACGTCCGGACGGCGGCGAGCCCGGCCACGCGGACACGCGCGGCGACCGTCGCCGTCCTCGTGGCCATCGTCGCCGTGGCGCTCAACCAGCGCCCGGCGGTCGTCGCCGTCGCCCCCGTGCTGCGCGACCTGCGCGCCGACACCGGCCTGTCCGCCGCCCTCGCCGGGCTGCTCACCACCGTCCCCGTGCTCTGCTTCGGCGCGTTCGCACCGTTCGCCCCGCGGCTGGCCCGCCGGATCGGCCTGGAGACGGCGGTGGCGCTGTCGCTGGTGCTGCTGGCCGCCGGCATCGCGCTGCGGCTGTTCCCGCCGGTGGTCCTGCTCTACGCGGGCAGCTTCGTCGCCGGGGCGGCGATCGCGATCGCCAACGTGCTGCTGCCGGCCTACGTCAAGCGCGAGTTCCTCCGCCCCGGCCCGGTGATGGGGCTCTACTCGGCGTCGCTCAACGTCGGCGCGGCCGCCGGCGCCGCGCTCACCGTGCCCGTGGCCACCGCGCTGGGTCTGTCCTGGCGCGGCGGGCTCGGGATGTGGCTGGTGCTGGCGCTCGTCGCGCTGGTGGTCTGGCTGGTCGTCGCCGGCACCGGCAAGGAGCACCGCACGGGTCCCGGCCTGGTCGCGGGCGGTTCGTGGAGCCTGCTCCGGCAGCCGCTCGCCCGGCAGGTGACCGCGTACCTGGGGCTGCAGAGCGTGCAGTTCTACGCCGTCGCCGCGTGGCTGCCGACGCTGCTGGCCGACGCGGGGGTGCCGGTCAGCGAGGGCGGCCTGCTGCTCGGCCTGGCCAACGTGGTCGGGGCCGGCGGCGCGCTGCTGCTGCCCGCGCTGGCCGGCCGGATGCGCACCCAGCGGCCGCTGGTGCTCGTCGTCCTGGCCTTCTACGCGATCGGCCTCGGCGGGCTGCTGCTCGCGCCCGGCACGGCGACCGTGCTCTGGGTGCTCGCCTTCGGGATCGCCCAGGGGTCGGGCTTCGCGCTGGCGCTCACCCTCATCGTGCTGCGCAGCCCGACGCCGCTGACCTCGGCCCGGCTGGGCGGGGTGGCGCAGTGCCTGGGCTACCTGCTCGCCGCCGCAGGCCCGT
Protein-coding regions in this window:
- a CDS encoding xanthine dehydrogenase family protein molybdopterin-binding subunit, translated to MSIMGTRVVRTEDPLFLTRGATYTDDLVDDRLAGALHATFVRSQVAHGRLLSVDASAAREAPGVVAVYTAEDIDLDPLPAGLPMVPPAMQRPWLARDTVRFVGDLVAVVLTEERYQGEDAAELVAVDIDPLPAVVTTADAATDKVLLFPEAGTNVMATFGEPAPANFFDGCEVVVTQPIVNQRVAAVPLETRATAAAWGEDGRVTIWCTNQGAQQAKGEIAGWLGLDPAQVRLITPDVGGGFGAKIGADPEYAFVAWLAKQAGRPVRWSESRSENLVGMLQGRAQDQVVTIGGRRDGTVEAYSLQIDQDAGAYPRVGLVLPTLTMLMTSAVYAFPKVHSYARALATNTTSIGAYRGAGRPEATAAVERALDAFAAEIGMDPAEVRRKNLIPKFDEPYTTKSGATYDTGDYTAALDRVLQAAGYDELRAEQARRRERGDDRQLGLGMSVYVEITGADTGFGAAESASLEVHPDGTATVLTGTSPHGQGHATTWAMLASEQLGIPVEKITVIHGDTDRIPRGGGTMGSRSLQQGGAAVHKAAIELVDLAKQRAAEVLEADPNDLEVDLASAGISVRGTPGTGVTFAQLAEKEPLLVNTRFEAAGPTFPFGAHLAVVEVDVESGKAELVRLVAVDDAGTIVNPLLAEGQRHGGYAQGVAQALLEEVLYDADGNPQTSTLADYPFVSATELPSFELVDMVTPTPVNPLGAKGIGEAGTIGSTPAVHNAVVDAVSHLGVRHIDMPCTPMRVWRAIQHAQQGGAN
- a CDS encoding CynX/NimT family MFS transporter, with the translated sequence MNDVRTAASPATRTRAATVAVLVAIVAVALNQRPAVVAVAPVLRDLRADTGLSAALAGLLTTVPVLCFGAFAPFAPRLARRIGLETAVALSLVLLAAGIALRLFPPVVLLYAGSFVAGAAIAIANVLLPAYVKREFLRPGPVMGLYSASLNVGAAAGAALTVPVATALGLSWRGGLGMWLVLALVALVVWLVVAGTGKEHRTGPGLVAGGSWSLLRQPLARQVTAYLGLQSVQFYAVAAWLPTLLADAGVPVSEGGLLLGLANVVGAGGALLLPALAGRMRTQRPLVLVVLAFYAIGLGGLLLAPGTATVLWVLAFGIAQGSGFALALTLIVLRSPTPLTSARLGGVAQCLGYLLAAAGPFVLGWLHDLTGGWQWPLALLLVLLLPMIWAGWGAARDAVVDPGEPAVPV